Genomic window (Gasterosteus aculeatus chromosome 1, fGasAcu3.hap1.1, whole genome shotgun sequence):
CGGGGGCTTACAAGGCCGAGGTTCACGACCGCGACGGAAAGAGTAGATGGGCGTCAAAATCCACACGTTTATGTGTGATCGGTAGGTTGCAACTAAAAAACAAGAACAGGAAACATGAGAAACTTGTGTTGCGATGCATCATGAGTCCGATGTCCTCTCCTCAGACCCCGTCCCCAAGCCCACGGTGACACATGAATGTAATCAAACCGAGGTCAAATTGACCTGCGATGTTCAAACAAAGGTGAGAACCGACAACagtatgttttatttcattcatatgtATCATGTTGTCCAACATCTTCTCATGAGGACCTTCTCGTCCATCTCTCGGCGGGACTTTTACCCAGCAGGCCGAGGGTTTCGATTTTGAGTGGCTTCAGAACAACCAGGTGCTGGACACGGAGAAAGGTCAGACACTGACCCGACCGGGCGATCAGGTGACGGGTCCGATCAAATGCAAACTCTCCAACCGCGTCAGCTCGGAGACCAGTGAAGCGGTTCATCAAACCtgttacagtgagtgttatCAAGGTCGTCTGTCCAATTCTGACCGGACggcgggaaacaaaaaaacagccaaatgGGCCAGAATCAACACTGATTTGATGTGTTTCTCATCGTCTTCGTTCCCTCCCCTGGCCAAGTATTTGGGATTAATATTTGGATTGTCGTGGGCACCGGAGGAGGTACGTCTGCTCTCCCTGCAAACCAAGCAGCCGCTATCTTTTTATCACATGGTTTGACACTAAAAAACATCTTGTTGGGGGAAAGCGGCCCCTCCAGAAGAATgcgtttttgtatttcattttccttttatgaAACGGAAAGATGTCGACCCTCTTCATCGCACCGTCTGGCGGCTCGGTAACCTTTCACTTCCTTTTATGAAACGGAAAGATGTCGACCCTCTTCATCGTACCGTGTAGCCTTTCACTTCCTGTGGGCCGACCTTCACACAATGAAACTCTCAAAAGTCTCGTACTTTAAAACTATGGcaccaaatccaggtcaaaagttttgtttgtttgaaaaacaaatgtgaacctgattACTCGCCCCtctcagttgatgccccgccccctacgccacatcagggttaaaagtctgaatgtaaaaaaaaagatctaaatgtGAAATGTAGAATGTAGTTATCAGTAATAATATCGCAGTGTTCTGCGTGTGAGTTTTAATTCCCGTGtgtttcttctcattttctttCGCCCCAAAGATTCTTCCCAACAGTGCGACTATTCCGTTGCGAGAGGCGGGAAGGCCACGTTGCCGATGACCTTCGCGCTGGACCAGTCGGACGAGCTGACATGGATGCACGGCAGGAAAACCATCTTACGTCAAACCAAAGACAAATTCACTTCAGAGGGAAAGAATATTGTTACTGCAAACGGATCCCTGACGTGGGCCAACGTGGCGCAGAGCAACGCGGGGCCTTACAAGGCCGAGGTTCACGACCGCGACGGAAAGAGTAGATGGACGTCAAAATCCACACGTTTATGTGTGATCGGTAGGTTGCAACTAAAAAACAAGAACAGGAAACATGAGAAACTTGTGTTGCGATGCATCATGAGTCCGATGTCCTCTCCTCAGACCCCGTCCCCAAGCCCACGGTGACACATGAATGTAAACAAACCGAGGTCAAATTCACCTGCAAAGTTCAAACAAAGGTGAGAACCGACAACagtatgttttatttcattcatatgtATCATGTTGTCCAACATCTTCTCATGAGGACCTTCTCGTCCATCTCTCGGCGGGACTTTTACCCAGCAGGCCGAGGGTTTCAACTTTGAGTGGCTTCAGGACAACCAGGTGCTGGACAAGGAGAAAGGTCAGACTCTGACCCGACCGGGCGATCAGGTGACGGGTTCGATCACATGCAAACTCTCCAACCGCGTCAGCTCGGCGACCAGTGAAGCGGTTCATCAAACCtgttacagtgagtgttatCAAGGTCGTCTGTCCAATTCTGACCGGACggcgggaaacaaaaaaacagccaaatgGGCCAGAATCAACACTGATTTGATGTGTTTCTCCTCGTCTTCGTTCCCTCCCCAGCGCCCATTTTCCCAGATAAACTATTTGGGATTAATAGCTGGATTGTCGTGGGCACCGGAGGAGGTACGTCTGCTCTCCCTGCAAACCAAGCAGCCGCCATCTTTTTATCACATGATTTAACACTAAAAAACATCTTGTTGGGGGAAAGCGGCCCCTCCAGAAGAatcaccacctcctccctggTCCTCCGGGGCCTCCCTTCCCTCTGGAGGGCCTttcatgggaggaggaggaggaggagggggaggagggggaggagggggaggaggggggggcacagataACGAGCATCTGTCCGTCCTCATCAGGTGTCGTCCTGCTGCTGATTATCGGCGTTATTGTTGGCTGCGTCTGCAGCAAGCGGAAGAAACGCTTGCACCTGGAGGGtgggtttttatttcatttgtttgtttttttacatcacattaATGTCATAATTCATGTTTATAATCTGCGTTTATTGTTCCCCACCCcaacagaagaggaggagcgcaGACTGTGACGGCGCGTGAGTGATGGAGACGCCTTTTCTGGCTTCACccgcttttctctttttttttttcttcattgtacCGTTTTTCCTTTGTTGCTCTTTCGGTGGTGCGACGAATTCGTTCACACTCTTGACTTGAACGGGACTGCGCAGTCTTCTGTACTTCCTCTgctgagaaggaaaaaagaagctTTATTTATTCTGCATGTCATGTCATATCACAATGTGTTTTCCCTCCATGCTTTTACTTTCTTGCTGCATAGAATAATGTCATTTGAAGaggttttattgttattgttattcacTGCGGCCTTTAAGTTGATTTTTACACAAactatttcatgtacatttgcaagcattcctttgttttgttgttgtacttGTGTGTGAATTTGAGaattaaagagaaaatattttaCCAGAAAggtcacattttatttatccgacaaaatatgtaattattgttgctttgtttttggaAACCACAGGTCTGTCTTGTGAAAGGACTTGTTAGCCCAATCATAATGTGGATAACTGCCTTGAATTCATGTTCATACAAGCAGTAAACCACCATCCAGTTCATCCGCTGAACAATAGTACCAAAGAATCTACAGAATTTCCACTGACCCAAACGATGTCAGTTGTGATATGCGACCGTTTCAGTGAAATACGAACCGCAACATGTTGTCATCGTCACCTTTGTGTCAGGCTGAATGCTCGGAGCAATGCGAGCCggaggacgtgtgtgtgaccgtgttagtgtgcatgtaggtgcgtgtgtgcacgttgCTTATCCTGTGTCTTCTTGCTAAAAAGTTTTTTGTGGTTTTGCGTGCGATTGCTGTCTGTACCGGCTAGTGCAGAGTGCAAGACGATCAtctgctgtgcatgtgtgtgtgtgtgtgtgtgtgcgtgtgtgtgtgcgtgcgtttgcaTCAGAGGTTTTCCTTTACCTGCAGCTTGTTTATGACAACAGAAAATGACCCAAAAATTACACTTTTGACACAAAGTAACAGctgctttaaatgttttttattgtaggTCTCAGAgacttaaatgttttttaattgtctacTCACTTCTTACTCTTTGTGTTCTGCAGCTGATGCTTTACACGCACACTGTGTGTGGCTGCTCATTTCATCAAACTTGAAAAACGTCGACCACAAGCATGCAAAAAATGTTGTCTACTGTAAAGTCCGCACTGGCTGGTTATGTCCACTAGGCGGTGCTGCAGGTTCGTGTCCTCGGGTCCAAGCAGGTGAAGTTCGCGCTCTGGTGCCTCCCTACGTCATCACACATGTCAAGCGAATCAGCTGTCATGAGGTCTCTGCATATTGTTGTCTACAATAGGTCACTTTGTAGACTTATAGTTCACACAACCTGGTCCCTTACTCAGCTTACTTATTGCTTCCTGTAAAatacttcaattgttttttcaagatttctatatttatatttcttccTCAAGCTAGATTTTTTGTTGTATCAGTATTTTTAAGAAATAATGTTGCACCAGTATGGTCACGTCTTATCAAACTATAAAAATTATATAAGGTGAATGGGGAAAAGCTGTCATATTTATCTCTTAAATAGCTTTCTATATACACAATAATCCGCATGATGTTTTTGTGGGGATGCAAAAGAAGTCGCTGTAGTTTGAAATTATGTTGAAGCCCCTCCTGCTTCTGCGACTACAAGCGTAGTAAGTAATCAGGATCAGGACCTTTATTACCTAAATATGTCAGAcagaatttgacttggcagttggtgcataacagcagacagtaagacaatggacaacaagacagataagacaacatagtgcaagaggaataaaataaaatataaggctttAGGTTAGTTTACaaacaaattaatacaaataaataaagtgtaccAGCGAACAGATAGCCATAGtaaactgtcacggtgtggtttatttcgtgtcttattttgtagtttctgcttcttgtctccctgggtaacgtcacttcctgccttgtcctgtcttcccctgtgattgtctgatcgtttccacctgtgtccaatcacctgcacctagtgtatttaagccgcgtgtctcttgtcgcgtcattgttcctTGTCaaatgtcctggatgttccgagttcctgcctgcctttttccccttgatacctgtatgcgtttttgccccttggccattttgtgttggagtttatgactattgaagtctttttgcttttgacgtctgcatttgagtcctgcctcccagcATCCCTGTTGCCGTCGCACCTGGGAACGAGCCCGCTAGGCTCTCCTCAAGAATTCGGCACGTTTGAAGAGGATGGCGGATCGGTAACGGACTTCAGCCCCTAACTATCGGGTCGGCCAGAGGGTGTGGTTATCGACGCGCGACCTGACCCTTCGGGTGGAGTCCCACAAGTTGGCGCCACGGTTCGTTGGTCCCTTCCCCATCTCTAAGGTGGTCAATCCTGTGGCCATGAGGCTTAAACGCCCCAGACCCATGAGAGTGCATCACACATTCCATGTAGCCCGGCTAAAGCCAGCCAAGGAGAGCCCTTTGGTCCCTGCCACCAAACCCCCAACAACCCCAACAACAaagattgggagggatacggtccaGAGGAGAGGTTGTGGGAACCAGCCCGCAACATCTTGTATTTTTGCCTCTGACTACTACGCCTTGAGTCTGTTTTTGAGTCTAAACCCTTGTGGCCCCAGCGGCGTGacagaaaatgtaatttcctcaaataagccaatttacaatagGTAAGTggcattatattacattacatgtcatttagctgacgcttttatccaaagcgacgtacaataagtgcattcaaccatagggtacaaagtacaatttaagtgctacaatttgttagtcttttagtcgaggtagaagaggtgtgtctttagtttgcggcggaagatgtgaaggctctctgtggtcctgatgtcatcaaagagctcgttccaccatttcagatcaaggacagcaaagagtcgtgatctagtcgagtgttttgctctcagtgagggaggaacgaggtgttttgcagatgcagagcggagagtgcgggtcgggatgtcgggtttgaccatgtcctggatgtcagctggacccgatccattcacagcatgttatgtgagcaccaatgttttgatctggatgcgggcggccaccggtagccagtgaagagagcggaggagtggagtagtgtgggagaatttcggaccagtcaagctgctgcattctgaatgagctgcagaggtcgaatggcggtagcgaggagacctgccaggagggagttgcagttgtccaggcgggagatgacaagagcctgaatcagtacctgtgctgccttctgagtgagaagaggacgtattctcctgatgttgcagagcgtgtatctacaggatctaCAGTGACGcagaggttcctagcagtcaaattgggcgttaacacagagttgccaaaaatgaccgtcaagtcctgggtaggagaatcttttcccggaaagagaagtaggaGACGTTCGGTAAGAACGTAAGAAGttcggaaagagaagtagttcagtcggggttgattttcagatggttggcggacatccactgagagatgtcagtcaggcaGAGATCCTGGGTGTccaagtgagggaaggagagaattagttgggtgtcatcggcatagctgtggtaggagaagccatgcgagcgaatgagcgccgagagagttggtgtagagcgagaagagaaggggatttgccagtccgtcgggttgtaagagggcagagagagtctagaagTGATCCAAAGAGCCTGGCGGATGGTAAAGGACaacaatatttaattgtaccgggtgagtaactgttacagcatggaattcgaaagaCAGATGGGTGGAAGGTggaagagggtagagagaaaagctccatttgggtgaaatgagtggacctgtgccaccacccctaccagtgggccatGTTGTGCTGTTATTACAGTGTAGTAGTTatgagatgaagacaaactatgcatgctactttatattcactcattgaggcatgaagccaaatgtatctacattaaATGTATTGCAatgagggaaagatgagacAGGCTTCAGGTTGCAGCAGCAGATTCACACATGGATTTGAAGGAgaatccaggaggagacacgttCTACCCCCAAAATCACAACAGGTCCGTGTgcatgcagatgtgtgtgtgtgtgtgtgtgtgtgtgtgtgtgtgtgcgtgtgtgtgtgcgtgcgtttgcaTCAGAGGTTTTCCTTTACCTGCAGCTTGTTTATGACAACAGAAAATGACCCGAAAATTACACTTTTGACACAAAGTAACAGCTgctctaaatgttttttattgtaggTGTCAgagatttaaatgttttttaattgtctacTCACTTCTTACTCTTTGTGTTCTGCAGCTGatgctttacacacacactgtgtgtggcTGCTCATTTCATCAAACTTGAAAAACGTCGACCACAAGCATGCAAAAAATGTTGTCTACTGTAAAGTCCGCACTGGCTGGTTTTGTCCACTAGGCGGTGCTGCAGGTTCGTGTCCTCGGGTCCAAGCAGGTGAAGTTTGCGCTCTGGTGCCTCGCTACGTCATCACACATGTCAAGCGAATCAGCTGTCATGAGGTCTCTGCATATTGTTGTCTACAATAGGTCACTTTGTAGACTTATAGTTCACACAACCTGGTCCCTTACTCAGTaattgtttttctgtaaaatatttcaattattttttcaagATTTTTAGTTTAGCGCATACATTTCTTCCTGATGCTAGATTTTGTGTTGTATCagtattttaaagaaataatgttGCACCTGGCTGCAGTATGGTCAGGTCTTATCCAACTTCCAAACGTTGTACAAGGTGAGGGGGATGCTGTCATATCTACTTTTTAAATAGCTCTCTATATAAACAATAATCCACTTCATGTTTTTGTGGGGAACTAAACAAAGTCAATGAAGTTTGAAATAATGTTGAAGCCCTCCTGCTCCTGCGACTAAAGGCGTAACTACTACTGCTGATGCCAATGCCACAGTTCAGACTGTGCATCATCGCCTTATTCTCATTTGCCTGCAGGTTTTCTGCAGTAATCAGGCCTCAAGCGGATGCAAACATGAAAATGCATCATTATCTGAGGGTCTAGTTGGAACGGGTACGAAATTAAAGCCTGATCCGCCGCCAAGAATCTCCATCCTGGGTGAAGACTGCTAGAGGAGTAGGCCAGCAAGACACTgcatccagtgtgtgtgtgtgtgtcactttgaaCAGATGTGAATAACAGATGCTACCGTGTTGAGACCACATGCAGGTTGCACACTTGATTCTTCcctgcaacacgcacacacacacacattttaaaaataggatGGTCAAATGTATCACAGCAGATGACACATGAagttttgacctttgacctctggatGTGAGCACGTGCAAGCACACCACTCGACTGTGACCCGAGGGCATGCATGTGTCCGCTCGTCACGTCCTGCAGGAGAAATGACCATTTTTGGATGTTGACATGTGGTGTGATAGCAGTTTAATTCCTAACAGATCAATAAAAAGAGTTCATTGGGGAGGAGTCCATCACATCGGAGGTGATTCAACAGTGACGGGTCGTAAAGAATAACATGCGCACTGTAAACCTTGAGACCGATCGATACGGgactctctcttctctccacctGGGACCTCCCCGCTCCTCCTGCGGCCCGACACCTAACTTCCGGCcgccccccctcgtcctcctcctgcgcccGTTGAACCGGTTCAGTGTCAGCAGCGTGTGTGAACCGTGTAAACACTGCCGTCGGGATTTTCATATTCTGGATCAGTGTGCACgtcagcgcgcgcgcgcgcgtgtgtgtgtgtgtgtgtgtgtgtgtgttcgcgcgcgcgcgcgttttGCTCTGCGGCTCCGCCCGGCGTGCGGTGCGGGGACTCGCTGCTCGAATCTGAAGAGTTTTATTGGATTGACCGTCAGCGGCGGGAGAGGACCGGCGTAACACCGCACGGGACAAAGAAAACCCGGGGGGGACATTAAGGAGAAATACGAGATAAAGGGAGGAATGAAAATGGATATTAGTGTCGTGACGCTCGTCTTTGGGCTGTTAATGTTCGGTAAGAAACGTTTCTTTGCTTCTCTGTTCATAGCTAAATAACTCGTGTGATACGTGTCGGCGGTCCCCCGCGAGGAGAAGCCAACGTTAAACCGTGTCTAGGAATCTGTCGATTCAACGTTTCGTTGTTTGTGGTCAAACGTAAACGCcatgaaaatgatcaaatgaaCAGTGTGTCGCATCTACGTGATCTAATGATCATTTCGGCACGAATCACATCCACCGAGCAGCgcttaatttaaataaaatgtcaacattttgaACTGGTTAACGTTGCTAGCTGCTGCCATCCGCCCGCTATTTTAATGGAAGAAGTTTAGCGGTGCACCAAGCGAACAGGTTAAAAAAGTTCAGATTTAAGTAAATGATAAGTGGAATTCGGCGTGTGTGTTCATGCCGAATTGGAGACTGAATCCAAGACATTGAGAAAAAACAATAGACTGTGTTGTCAGCGATGTAACGATGTAACGTCAAGCAAAAAAATCTAAATCGGCATGTTATCGAACGGGGTTTGGCCCGATTCTCTCTCACTGGCAGGGTCCTGTGTTACCCACCTTCTCAAGTGTCAGAAAACGCTACACGATTGAATTTAACCGCTGTAAGGAAGTCATTTCGACGAGTGACAACATATTCTGAGAGCCAAAGGCTACATCAAACACCAGCACGTCATCAGAAACATCATTGGGGAGAAAACGTTACAAAATGCTGTTAATAAAAATGGTAAACCTCCGGTGTTGGATGGTCCTGTTGTGGGGAAATAATGCTTGAACACACAATTGTTAAGGAGAGGAAATGGCCAAAGTTGAAGTGTTTCCTCCCCATCAATctcgctcctcctcatcctcccagTACCCAACTGGTCATCCATGTATTATCCTACATTGTGTGACCGGCTCTGACAGGGTCCCATTAGTCCCCATTAGCCTGCGTGGGAGTCAAAACTGCGCTGGCCCTCACCAATGACCCCGATCATTCGCCTCTCAGTCACACCGGAGTCAAACCAGTCCAGCTAATCATCCGACCGGTTTGCAGCAAAGGGCCGTGCTTCGTTATACGAGCTGGTTTACGCCACTGGGACCAACCAAGGCTTGGCCAAACcaaaccagaccagaccagaccagaccagaccggGGCCTCCGAAAATACGGAAGTGGCCACATGTTGAGAGCGTGACACTGGGTGCCAGCGGGGTGGGAGGGAAGGCCTGCGCTTAAATTAGTGCTGCGTAAGATTATCAAATGTCGCAAACActcctgtggtgtgtgtgtgtgtgtgtgtgtgtgtgtgtgtgtgtgtgttctgacagGTTGCAGGGCATAAAGTGGTCACAAATGGCTTCCCTCTGTTAACCTCCAGTTGTTGCAAACCTGATCGACGACCTCAGGCAGCTGCTGCCACCTTTTTGTTTCATGTGGCAACTATTGACATTAACGTATGTACCTTCGGCGGGCGTAAGCCTCTCCCGGCTTTGAAAAGCTCGCCCACCGCTGCCGCTTGCACATCGATCATGCAGCCTGCTTCTATCATGCACAAATCTCGCACTCCACGATTTTCGccgtttgtgtgtgagaaataTTTCATGACCGGCGGGTCGGTCCAAGACAGCTGCTCGAATAAAAGGAAAGTAAGTTTCTGAAGGtcgaggaagggggggggggtgttttttgTAGCGTTTGGAGAATTTTGAGGCAGAAATATGCATACATTGTTGGAGCTAGATACTGTATCTACATACTGTATCGACACACAACCTGATGACAGATGGGGACCAGCGAGCGTGACCCCGGCTGACAGACAGGTCAGAGGATCTGTTTGTTAAGCAAAGCCCTTTAAAGGAGTTTAAACGCCGTCTGATGCAGCGCGTCCAACTGGCACGAAGGATTAAAGAAGAAAGACATGATATTTTGATTGGTGCGCTTTAGCAAGCAAACCTTTACGACCTTTGGAGGGATCCAgcgggtcccccccccctccttgttttcggtctttgtgctaagctaactgacGTCTGGCTGTAGCTGCACGTGGACCAAACAGACGTGGAGGTCCTCCTCCCATGGGATAACCAGATTCCTGACTTTATTATTTAACTTTCTGgtatgtgtgtggtgtgtgtgtgtgtgtgtgtgtgtgcactattCCTTCCAGCAGAGACCGGCAGGCTGCAAACCACAAGTCTCGGCATCATCGTCTCCGCTCTGGTTGAGTGATGCATTTCTCTGTGCGTTCGTTGCTTCCCTTCCTCCCCGCTGGCGTTTGAGCGAACGCCTTGGCCATAATTGGCTTCGCGCGTGTCGCGTACGTGCGTCGTGGTGGAATCCAAATTGCCTCCTCGATGAGCAGAGGTAGTCAAAGACCGACAGGGGTGGAGCGCTCGGTGGGGTTTACCGTGGTGCGTATTTCACCGTGACTCCTTGCTTACTAAAGCAGAAGCGAGATCGGCccagaaagcccccccccccctcggcagGCATCCCGTCCGCGTAACACCGGGCCGGCTGCCAAACCCTCAAGTATTGATGCCCCCTCTCAAGTATTGATGGACCTTACAGGCACAGGACTTGTTTGCGAGGcccttcttgtttcttttttataaacTAGAGCGGATCCAGTTTTCTGGGGAAGGAGagatgtttttcctctttttttcttttttttttacattttgaagaaAATTAGAATAATCCCTCGGGCTGTTTTGCACCGGCTGCCATATTCCACCAACCGGGGAGCGTCCTGTCACTCGGCGGTGCTGCTCGGTGCTCCTCTCCGCTGGAATGTCAAGAGTTACACGCTCTATTAATGCAAAGCAGGTGGCTCGTTACAAACTGAACGCCACCAGGAAGCAAACCACAGCGTCGCTCTTCCGTCGCGGGGGACCTCCATCGCTGTTGTATTATTAATCATGGGGGTTGCTTCCAACAGAGAATACGTCactttatctcaaactcaaaaaCATCCTCTCTCCGTCCCCGAAAGGTGGGGGCTCGGCCCGGGTGGTGACGGTGCCTCCCGGTCCGTTGATCCGGGTGGAGGGTCAGCCCGTCTCCATCCGATGTGATGTCACCGACTACAGCGGACCTCGCGAGCAGGTGAGTgagacacccccccacccccgtcagATCCCGCCCAGGTCTCCCAGAATCCCTCACGATTAGGGAGCAGTTCAGACGTGACCGTGGCATGTTTTTAATATTGTGGAGGGAGCTCCGTGGGGATCATGAAAAAGTTAAACCCTACTCCAAACGGTTGTATTAAACATTCACCAAAAGGATCAGGGATGTTGGTATTGGGGCGGGAGATCTGACCGAGTGCTTCTGATTTATTCTCTTCTCTCACGGAGAATGAAGAAACATTATAAAGTCTTCGCCCTCCAGAGAGACTTAAGGAGACATAACGAGCTGATATTT
Coding sequences:
- the LOC120819029 gene encoding muscle M-line assembly protein unc-89 isoform X3 gives rise to the protein MTGSNLENGNLQFFFLFRVLRMPMKMAAVFTVSLLLLCCSAISSTDSSQQCDYYVATGGKATLPMTFALDQSDKLTWMHNMKTILRQTKDKFTSEGKNIVTANGSLTWANVAQSNAGAYKAEVHGRDGKSRWTSKPTRLCVIDPVPKPTVTHECKQTEVKFTCKVQPKQAEGFDFEWLQNNEVLDKEKGQTLTRPGDQVTGPIKCKLSNRVSSETSEAVHQTCYNPSQQCDCYVATGGNATLPMTFALDQSDKLTWMHGRKTILRQTKDKFTSEGKNIIVTNNSTIVIVTANGSLTWANVAQSNAGAYKAEVHDRDGKSRWASKSTRLCVIDPVPKPTVTHECNQTEVKLTCDVQTKAEGFDFEWLQNNQVLDTEKGQTLTRPGDQVTGPIKCKLSNRVSSETSEAVHQTCYNSSQQCDYSVARGGKATLPMTFALDQSDELTWMHGRKTILRQTKDKFTSEGKNIVTANGSLTWANVAQSNAGPYKAEVHDRDGKSRWTSKSTRLCVIDPVPKPTVTHECKQTEVKFTCKVQTKQAEGFNFEWLQDNQVLDKEKGQTLTRPGDQVTGSITCKLSNRVSSATSEAVHQTCYTPIFPDKLFGINSWIVVGTGGGVVLLLIIGVIVGCVCSKRKKRLHLEEEEERRL
- the LOC120819029 gene encoding uncharacterized protein LOC120819029 isoform X1, with protein sequence MTGSNLENGNLQFFFLFRVLRMPMKMAAVFTVSLLLLCCSAISSTDSSQQCDYYVATGGKATLPMTFALDQSDKLTWMHNMKTILRQTKDKFTSEGKNIVTANGSLTWANVAQSNAGAYKAEVHGRDGKSRWTSKPTRLCVIDPVPKPTVTHECKQTEVKFTCKVQPKQAEGFDFEWLQNNEVLDKEKGQTLTRPGDQVTGPIKCKLSNRVSSETSEAVHQTCYNPSQQCDCYVATGGNATLPMTFALDQSDKLTWMHGRKTILRQTKDKFTSEGKNIIVTNNSTIVIVTANGSLTWANVAQSNAGAYKAEVHDRDGKSRWASKSTRLCVIDPVPKPTVTHECNQTEVKLTCDVQTKQAEGFDFEWLQNNQVLDTEKGQTLTRPGDQVTGPIKCKLSNRVSSETSEAVHQTCYNSSQQCDYSVARGGKATLPMTFALDQSDELTWMHGRKTILRQTKDKFTSEGKNIVTANGSLTWANVAQSNAGPYKAEVHDRDGKSRWTSKSTRLCVIDPVPKPTVTHECKQTEVKFTCKVQTKQAEGFNFEWLQDNQVLDKEKGQTLTRPGDQVTGSITCKLSNRVSSATSEAVHQTCYTPIFPDKLFGINSWIVVGTGGGVVLLLIIGVIVGCVCSKRKKRLHLEEEEERRL
- the LOC120819029 gene encoding uncharacterized protein LOC120819029 isoform X2 — its product is MTGSNLENGNLQFFFLFRVLRMPMKMAAVFTVSLLLLCCSAISSTDSSQQCDYYVATGGKATLPMTFALDQSDKLTWMHNMKTILRQTKDKFTSEGKNIVTANGSLTWANVAQSNAGAYKAEVHGRDGKSRWTSKPTRLCVIDPVPKPTVTHECKQTEVKFTCKVQPKQAEGFDFEWLQNNEVLDKEKGQTLTRPGDQVTGPIKCKLSNRVSSETSEAVHQTCYNPSQQCDCYVATGGNATLPMTFALDQSDKLTWMHGRKTILRQTKDKFTSEGKNIIVTNNSTIVIVTANGSLTWANVAQSNAGAYKAEVHDRDGKSRWASKSTRLCVIDPVPKPTVTHECNQTEVKLTCDVQTKQAEGFDFEWLQNNQVLDTEKGQTLTRPGDQVTGPIKCKLSNRVSSETSEAVHQTCYNSSQQCDYSVARGGKATLPMTFALDQSDELTWMHGRKTILRQTKDKFTSEGKNIVTANGSLTWANVAQSNAGPYKAEVHDRDGKSRWTSKSTRLCVIDPVPKPTVTHECKQTEVKFTCKVQTKAEGFNFEWLQDNQVLDKEKGQTLTRPGDQVTGSITCKLSNRVSSATSEAVHQTCYTPIFPDKLFGINSWIVVGTGGGVVLLLIIGVIVGCVCSKRKKRLHLEEEEERRL
- the LOC120819029 gene encoding uncharacterized protein LOC120819029 isoform X5; protein product: MTGSNLENGNLQFFFLFRVLRMPMKMAAVFTVSLLLLCCSAISSTDSSQQCDYYVATGGKATLPMTFALDQSDKLTWMHNMKTILRQTKDKFTSEGKNIVTANGSLTWANVAQSNAGAYKAEVHGRDGKSRWTSKPTRLCVIDPVPKPTVTHECKQTEVKFTCKVQPKQAEGFDFEWLQNNEVLDKEKGQTLTRPGDQVTGPIKCKLSNRVSSETSEAVHQTCYNPSQQCDCYVATGGNATLPMTFALDQSDKLTWMHGRKTILRQTKDKFTSEGKNIIVTNNSTIVIVTANGSLTWANVAQSNAGAYKAEVHDRDGKSRWASKSTRLCVIDPVPKPTVTHECNQTEVKLTCDVQTKAEGFDFEWLQNNQVLDTEKGQTLTRPGDQVTGPIKCKLSNRVSSETSEAVHQTCYNSSQQCDYSVARGGKATLPMTFALDQSDELTWMHGRKTILRQTKDKFTSEGKNIVTANGSLTWANVAQSNAGPYKAEVHDRDGKSRWTSKSTRLCVIDPVPKPTVTHECKQTEVKFTCKVQTKAEGFNFEWLQDNQVLDKEKGQTLTRPGDQVTGSITCKLSNRVSSATSEAVHQTCYTPIFPDKLFGINSWIVVGTGGGVVLLLIIGVIVGCVCSKRKKRLHLEEEEERRL
- the LOC120819029 gene encoding muscle M-line assembly protein unc-89 isoform X4 produces the protein MTGSNLENGNLQFFFLFRVLRMPMKMAAVFTVSLLLLCCSAISSTDSSQQCDYYVATGGKATLPMTFALDQSDKLTWMHNMKTILRQTKDKFTSEGKNIVTANGSLTWANVAQSNAGAYKAEVHGRDGKSRWTSKPTRLCVIDPVPKPTVTHECKQTEVKFTCKVQPKAEGFDFEWLQNNEVLDKEKGQTLTRPGDQVTGPIKCKLSNRVSSETSEAVHQTCYNPSQQCDCYVATGGNATLPMTFALDQSDKLTWMHGRKTILRQTKDKFTSEGKNIIVTNNSTIVIVTANGSLTWANVAQSNAGAYKAEVHDRDGKSRWASKSTRLCVIDPVPKPTVTHECNQTEVKLTCDVQTKQAEGFDFEWLQNNQVLDTEKGQTLTRPGDQVTGPIKCKLSNRVSSETSEAVHQTCYNSSQQCDYSVARGGKATLPMTFALDQSDELTWMHGRKTILRQTKDKFTSEGKNIVTANGSLTWANVAQSNAGPYKAEVHDRDGKSRWTSKSTRLCVIDPVPKPTVTHECKQTEVKFTCKVQTKQAEGFNFEWLQDNQVLDKEKGQTLTRPGDQVTGSITCKLSNRVSSATSEAVHQTCYTPIFPDKLFGINSWIVVGTGGGVVLLLIIGVIVGCVCSKRKKRLHLEEEEERRL